From the genome of Triticum aestivum cultivar Chinese Spring chromosome 3B, IWGSC CS RefSeq v2.1, whole genome shotgun sequence, one region includes:
- the LOC123065777 gene encoding lysM domain-containing protein ARB_03438, which yields MANHGAAALLIASLLVVAVTLADARITGQLQRGSINGVYALTKAVPALTCNKVSAVQTGETCSSLAESAGLSQEDFLGFNPNINCVRIFVGQWVCLDASSA from the exons ATGGCCAACCACGGAGCCGCCGCTCTCCTGATCGCGTCCCTGCTCGTGGTTGCGGTCACCCTCGCCGACGCCAGGATCACCGGGCAGCTGCAGCGCGGCAGCATTAACGGAG TTTATGCATTGACGAAGGCGGTGCCGGCGCTGACGTGCAACAAGGTGAGCGCGGTGCAGACGGGCGAGACCTGCTCCTCCCTCGCGGAGAGCGCCGGCCTCAGCCAGGAGGACTTCCTGGGCTTCAACCCCAACATCAACTGTGTCAGGATCTTCGTCGGCCAGTGGGTCTGCCTCGACGCATCCTCTGCCTAA